In the Daphnia pulicaria isolate SC F1-1A chromosome 2, SC_F0-13Bv2, whole genome shotgun sequence genome, one interval contains:
- the LOC124326406 gene encoding adhesive plaque matrix protein-like isoform X5: protein MKFFILVALFAVAAANSYEAPKYETPKYEAPKYEAPKYETPKYEAPKYEAPKYETPKYETPKYEAPKYEAPKYETPKYEAPKYEAPKYETPKYETPKYEAPKYEAPKYEAPKYEAPKYEAPKYEAPKYETPKYEAPKYEAPKYEAPKYETPKYEAPKYEEVTYAAQPYSFGYDVQDKESYTDFEHNEKSDYNVVTGSYRVVLPDSRVQIVTYKADANGYTADVKYEGEAKYPEYAESQYKSAASYAAPAYKAPEYKKPTYTAPAYTAPAYQAPAAYPKY from the exons ATGAAG TTCTTCATACTCGTTGCTCTTTTCGCCGTCGCTGCTGCAAATTCCTACGAGGCCCCAAAGTACGAGACCCCCAAgtacgaggctcctaaatatGAAGCACCAAAGTACGAGACCCCCAAgtacgaggctcctaaatatGAAGCACCAAAGTACGAGACCCCCAAGTACGAG ACCCCCAAgtacgaggctcctaaatatGAAGCACCAAAGTACGAGACCCCCAAgtacgaggctcctaaatatGAAGCACCAAAGTACGAGACCCCCAAgtacgag ACCCCCAAgtacgaggctcctaaatatGAAGCACCAAAgtacgaggctcctaaatatGAAGCACCAAAgtacgaggctcctaaatatGAAGCTCCAAAGTACGAGACCCCCAAgtacgaggctcctaaatatGAAGCACCAAAGTACGAGGCACCAAAGTACGAGACCCCCAAgtacgaggctcctaaatacgaggAAGTCACATAC GCCGCTCAACCCTACAGCTTCGGATACGATGTCCAGGATAAAGAATCTTACACTGACTTCGAGCACAACGAAAAATCTGACTACAACGTTGTCACCGGATCTTACCGTGTGGTTCTCCCCGACAGCCGCGTCCAGATCGTCACCTACAAGGCTGACGCCAACGGATATACCGCTGACGTGAAATACGAAGGCGAAGCCAAGTACCCCGAGTACGCTGAGTCCCAATACAAATCTGCTGCTTCCTACGCTGCCCCTGCCTACAAGGCTCctgaatacaaaaagccgACCTACACTGCTCCAGCCTACACTGCTCCAGCTTACCAAGCTCCCGCTGCCTACCCTAAATATTAA
- the LOC124326406 gene encoding adhesive plaque matrix protein-like isoform X9 yields MKFFILVALFAVAAANSYEAPKYETPKYEAPKYEAPKYETPKYEAPKYEAPKYETPKYETPKYEAPKYEAPKYETPKYEAPKYEAPKYETPKYEAPKYEAPKYEAPKYEAPKYETPKYEAPKYEAPKYEAPKYETPKYEAPKYEEVTYAAQPYSFGYDVQDKESYTDFEHNEKSDYNVVTGSYRVVLPDSRVQIVTYKADANGYTADVKYEGEAKYPEYAESQYKSAASYAAPAYKAPEYKKPTYTAPAYTAPAYQAPAAYPKY; encoded by the exons ATGAAG TTCTTCATACTCGTTGCTCTTTTCGCCGTCGCTGCTGCAAATTCCTACGAGGCCCCAAAGTACGAGACCCCCAAgtacgaggctcctaaatatGAAGCACCAAAGTACGAGACCCCCAAgtacgaggctcctaaatatGAAGCACCAAAGTACGAGACCCCCAAGTACGAG ACCCCCAAgtacgaggctcctaaatatGAAGCACCAAAGTACGAGACCCCCAAgtacgaggctcctaaatatGAAGCACCAAAGTACGAGACCCCCAAgtacgag gctcctaaatatGAAGCACCAAAgtacgaggctcctaaatatGAAGCTCCAAAGTACGAGACCCCCAAgtacgaggctcctaaatatGAAGCACCAAAGTACGAGGCACCAAAGTACGAGACCCCCAAgtacgaggctcctaaatacgaggAAGTCACATAC GCCGCTCAACCCTACAGCTTCGGATACGATGTCCAGGATAAAGAATCTTACACTGACTTCGAGCACAACGAAAAATCTGACTACAACGTTGTCACCGGATCTTACCGTGTGGTTCTCCCCGACAGCCGCGTCCAGATCGTCACCTACAAGGCTGACGCCAACGGATATACCGCTGACGTGAAATACGAAGGCGAAGCCAAGTACCCCGAGTACGCTGAGTCCCAATACAAATCTGCTGCTTCCTACGCTGCCCCTGCCTACAAGGCTCctgaatacaaaaagccgACCTACACTGCTCCAGCCTACACTGCTCCAGCTTACCAAGCTCCCGCTGCCTACCCTAAATATTAA